A genomic stretch from Arachis stenosperma cultivar V10309 chromosome 3, arast.V10309.gnm1.PFL2, whole genome shotgun sequence includes:
- the LOC130970625 gene encoding calcium-binding allergen Ole e 8-like, with product MANSSDGEVAQIFSKFDKNGDGKLSAAEISEVLVELGCATTPGEICRVMDDIDKDKDGYIDLHEFTEFFRRRIGRDDEEAEIREAFDMYDLDGNGLISASELQAMMTRLGEKHSLEECAAMIKNIDTDGDGNVSFAEFKMMMTR from the coding sequence ATGGCAAACAGTAGCGACGGCGAAGTCGCCCAGATTTTTAGCAAATTCGACAAGAACGGTGACGGCAAGCTATCTGCGGCGGAGATCAGCGAAGTGTTGGTTGAACTCGGCTGCGCCACCACGCCGGGTGAGATCTGTCGCGTGATGGACGACATCGACAAGGACAAGGACGGCTACATTGACCTCCATGAATTCACTGAGTTCTTCCGCCGCCGCATCGGCCGCGACGATGAGGAGGCAGAGATCCGCGAGGCGTTTGATATGTACGACCTCGATGGGAACGGACTGATATCGGCAAGTGAGCTTCAGGCGATGATGACGAGGCTTGGGGAGAAGCACTCCTTGGAGGAGTGCGCCGCCATGATAAAGAACATCGATACCGATGGCGATGGCAACGTGAGTTTCGCGGAGTTTAAGATGATGATGACACGTTAG